The Pantoea sp. At-9b genome includes a window with the following:
- a CDS encoding ABC transporter permease produces the protein MNRRGLFTLQLLITALTALFMIVPVVLSMLAGVTNNYFIGLRSGLTLKWVEQVWQMYADTFWLSLLIALCCLLVTLVIGVPAAWGLLKAPGRWAARIEECLMLPVALPGLATALGIILLYGQFSGLRDSWLFILIGHVLFTLPFMMRPVLAVMQAVDMPRLEEASASLGASLWQRFFSVVVPNCRNGILAGAFMVITLSVGEFNITWMLHTPLTKTLPVGLADSYASMRLEVGSAYTLIFILMILPLLLLLNALNQWLNRAVARQHKAST, from the coding sequence ATGAATCGTCGTGGACTTTTTACCCTGCAACTGCTGATTACTGCTCTCACCGCGCTGTTTATGATCGTGCCGGTGGTGCTGTCGATGCTGGCCGGGGTGACCAACAACTATTTTATCGGCCTGCGCAGCGGTCTGACGCTGAAGTGGGTGGAGCAGGTGTGGCAGATGTATGCCGACACCTTTTGGCTGTCGTTGCTGATTGCCTTGTGCTGTCTGCTGGTGACGCTGGTGATCGGCGTACCGGCCGCATGGGGCTTGCTGAAAGCGCCAGGCCGCTGGGCGGCGCGTATTGAAGAGTGTCTGATGTTGCCGGTGGCGCTGCCGGGATTAGCCACGGCGCTGGGTATCATCCTGTTATATGGCCAGTTCTCCGGCCTGCGCGATAGCTGGTTATTTATCCTGATTGGCCATGTGCTGTTTACCCTGCCATTTATGATGCGTCCGGTGCTGGCGGTGATGCAGGCGGTGGATATGCCGCGTCTGGAAGAAGCCTCCGCCAGTCTCGGTGCCAGCCTTTGGCAGCGTTTCTTTAGCGTGGTGGTGCCCAACTGCCGTAACGGCATTCTTGCCGGTGCTTTTATGGTTATCACCCTGTCGGTGGGGGAGTTCAACATCACCTGGATGCTGCACACGCCGCTGACCAAAACGCTGCCGGTCGGTCTTGCTGACAGCTATGCCTCGATGCGGCTGGAAGTGGGTTCTGCCTACACCCTGATTTTTATCCTGATGATTCTGCCGCTGTTGCTGCTGCTGAACGCGCTCAACCAATGGCTCAACCGCGCAGTTGCGCGCCAACACAAGGCATCGACATGA
- a CDS encoding ABC transporter ATP-binding protein yields MNNAPVTVRLHNCSRRFHHHLALHPLDLTVNAGETLVLLGPSGCGKTTTLRIISGLERCDAGGEVWFDGRNVTELPIEKRNVGMVFQNYALFPNLNVADNVAYGLKVQGVPRAEREARVQEMLALVDLSALAQRSIDKLSGGQKQRVALARALAARPKVLLFDEPLAALDARLRDRLRLEIGALLKQLAITAVYVTHDQQEAMALGDRIAVMEHGRLVQIDTPQRIYQHPASKFVADFVGAINCVDVDARGNPQRFCRPEDVLLASDQRYSRQGFVVASTFLGASQRLMIDIGLAAPIQVDRHAREAWHAGQPVSWSLAQDAALHFSAS; encoded by the coding sequence ATGAATAACGCCCCAGTCACTGTTCGGCTTCACAATTGCTCGCGTCGTTTTCATCATCACCTGGCGCTGCACCCGCTGGACCTGACGGTTAATGCCGGGGAAACCCTGGTGCTGCTCGGCCCCTCGGGCTGCGGTAAAACCACCACGTTGCGTATCATCAGTGGGCTGGAACGCTGTGATGCCGGTGGTGAAGTGTGGTTTGACGGGCGCAACGTCACCGAGTTACCGATTGAGAAACGTAATGTTGGCATGGTGTTCCAGAACTACGCGCTGTTTCCCAATCTCAACGTGGCTGACAACGTCGCCTATGGCCTGAAAGTGCAGGGCGTACCGCGTGCCGAACGTGAGGCGCGGGTACAGGAGATGCTGGCGCTGGTGGATCTCAGCGCGTTGGCGCAGCGTAGCATCGACAAACTCTCCGGTGGACAGAAACAGCGTGTGGCCCTGGCGCGCGCGCTGGCAGCACGCCCTAAAGTCTTGTTGTTTGATGAGCCGCTGGCGGCACTGGATGCGCGCCTGCGCGACCGTTTACGGCTGGAGATTGGCGCATTGCTAAAACAGCTGGCGATCACTGCGGTGTACGTGACGCACGACCAGCAAGAAGCGATGGCACTCGGTGACCGCATTGCTGTGATGGAGCACGGGCGGTTGGTGCAAATCGATACGCCACAACGCATTTATCAACATCCGGCCTCAAAATTTGTCGCCGATTTTGTTGGTGCGATTAACTGCGTTGATGTGGATGCCCGCGGCAACCCGCAACGTTTCTGTCGCCCGGAAGATGTGCTGCTCGCCAGTGATCAACGCTATTCCCGACAGGGGTTTGTTGTTGCCAGTACCTTTCTCGGCGCGTCTCAGCGGCTGATGATTGATATCGGCCTTGCCGCACCGATCCAGGTGGATCGTCATGCGCGTGAAGCCTGGCATGCCGGACAACCGGTGAGCTGGTCGCTGGCGCAGGATGCCGCCCTCCATTTTTCTGCTTCCTGA
- a CDS encoding M48 family metallopeptidase, with the protein MFNRLKKSALAALIPALLLTPALSARADVSDSLPDMGTTAGATLSINQELQIGDFYVRQLRASAPLINDPLLNQYINQLGQRLVAHADSVRTPFHFYLIQNDELNAFAFFGGNVVLHSALFRFTDNESQLASVMAHEISHVTQRHLARAMEEQKRNAPLTWVGALGSILLAIANPQAGMAGLMGTLAGTQQGMISFTQSNEQEADRIGIQVLQRAGFDPQAMPNFLQKLADQSRFSSKPPEILLTHPLPDSRLADARNRANQMRPVVVQSSQDFYMAKVRALGMYSTGQNQLTDDLLDQYAKGNAREQQASQYGKAVQFLQAKSFENAKKIIAPMLAKQPDNLWFLDIMSDIDIGLNQPQQAINLLSSAKGSNSNPVIQINLANAYVEAKQPANASRILHRYTWSNPNDPNGWDLLAQASAAQGLQDEELSARAEGLALNGQMDQAIRALSSASAQVPLGSLKQARYDARIDQFRELQKRFQQYQKGS; encoded by the coding sequence ATGTTTAACCGGTTGAAGAAATCAGCGCTGGCGGCCCTTATTCCTGCGCTGCTTCTCACGCCTGCGCTGAGTGCCAGAGCTGACGTGAGCGACTCGCTACCCGATATGGGCACCACCGCTGGTGCCACGCTGTCGATTAATCAGGAATTGCAGATTGGCGATTTCTATGTGCGGCAATTACGTGCCAGCGCACCACTGATCAACGATCCGCTGTTGAATCAATATATCAATCAACTCGGACAGCGACTGGTGGCCCACGCCGATTCAGTCCGGACGCCGTTTCATTTTTACCTGATCCAGAATGATGAACTGAACGCCTTTGCTTTCTTTGGCGGCAATGTGGTGCTGCATTCGGCGCTGTTCCGTTTTACCGACAACGAAAGCCAGCTGGCATCGGTAATGGCGCACGAAATTTCCCACGTGACGCAGCGCCACCTGGCACGTGCGATGGAAGAACAGAAACGCAATGCCCCGCTCACCTGGGTCGGCGCTCTCGGTTCGATTCTGTTGGCGATCGCGAACCCGCAGGCGGGTATGGCCGGTTTGATGGGCACCCTCGCCGGTACGCAGCAGGGCATGATCAGCTTTACACAAAGCAATGAACAGGAAGCGGATCGCATCGGCATTCAGGTGTTGCAACGCGCCGGCTTTGATCCCCAGGCGATGCCGAATTTCCTGCAAAAACTGGCTGATCAGAGCCGCTTCTCATCCAAACCCCCGGAAATTCTGCTGACCCACCCCCTGCCCGATAGCCGCCTGGCGGATGCGCGTAACCGCGCCAACCAGATGCGCCCGGTAGTGGTGCAGTCTTCGCAGGATTTCTATATGGCAAAAGTGCGTGCCCTTGGCATGTATTCCACCGGTCAAAATCAGCTGACCGATGACTTGCTCGATCAATACGCTAAAGGTAATGCCCGCGAGCAACAGGCGTCGCAATATGGCAAAGCCGTGCAGTTTTTGCAGGCAAAAAGCTTTGAAAACGCGAAGAAAATTATCGCGCCGATGCTGGCCAAACAGCCGGATAACCTCTGGTTTCTCGATATCATGAGCGACATCGATATTGGCCTGAATCAGCCGCAGCAGGCCATCAATCTGTTGAGCAGCGCCAAAGGCAGCAACAGCAATCCGGTGATCCAGATTAACCTCGCCAATGCCTACGTTGAGGCCAAACAACCGGCCAACGCCAGCCGCATTCTCCATCGTTACACTTGGTCAAACCCGAACGATCCGAACGGTTGGGATCTGTTGGCACAGGCATCGGCGGCCCAGGGCTTGCAAGATGAAGAATTATCGGCACGCGCAGAAGGGCTGGCGCTGAATGGTCAGATGGATCAGGCGATCAGAGCACTGAGCAGCGCCAGCGCCCAGGTGCCGCTCGGCAGCCTGAAACAGGCTCGTTATGATGCACGCATCGACCAATTCCGTGAGCTGCAAAAACGCTTCCAACAGTATCAAAAAGGATCTTAA
- a CDS encoding ABC transporter permease, whose product MSLSDTLAASRRQTRQLPGSRWLWLTLPALLFFCAFWLLPFARLLQIGMQADRTTQHSGYWTVISQPQYLLSLLNTVLLSLAVTFATLLIAATVGCFLARQRFTGRGTLLALLTFPLAFPGVVVGFLVVMLAGRQGLLAQISMSLVHERWTLAYSLIGLFIGYLYFSLPRAIVTLVAASEKLDHSLEEAARSLGASQWRITWDVIVPGLQPALLSTGALCFATSMGAFGTAFTLGTDLAVLPLTIYGEFTNYANFATAAALSVVMGGVAWLALMLARRLAQRTEKEAA is encoded by the coding sequence ATGTCGCTGTCCGACACCCTGGCGGCCTCGCGCCGCCAGACGCGCCAACTGCCGGGCAGCCGTTGGCTGTGGCTGACGCTGCCCGCGCTGTTGTTCTTCTGCGCCTTCTGGCTGCTGCCGTTTGCCCGGTTGCTGCAAATCGGTATGCAGGCGGATCGTACCACGCAACACAGTGGTTACTGGACGGTGATCAGTCAACCGCAGTACCTGCTGAGTTTGCTCAATACCGTGCTGTTGTCGCTGGCGGTGACGTTCGCCACGCTGCTCATTGCTGCGACTGTCGGTTGTTTTCTGGCACGCCAGCGTTTTACCGGGCGCGGCACTTTGCTGGCGCTGCTGACCTTTCCGCTGGCATTTCCCGGCGTGGTGGTCGGTTTTCTGGTGGTGATGCTGGCCGGACGACAAGGGTTACTGGCGCAGATCAGTATGAGTCTGGTGCACGAACGCTGGACGCTGGCCTATTCGCTGATCGGGCTGTTTATCGGCTACCTCTACTTCTCTCTGCCGCGCGCCATTGTCACCCTGGTGGCGGCCAGTGAAAAACTCGACCACTCACTGGAAGAGGCGGCCCGTTCGCTCGGTGCCAGTCAGTGGCGCATCACCTGGGATGTGATTGTTCCGGGGCTGCAACCGGCGCTGCTCTCCACGGGGGCGTTATGTTTCGCCACCAGCATGGGCGCGTTTGGCACCGCGTTTACCCTTGGCACCGATTTGGCGGTGCTACCGCTGACCATCTACGGCGAGTTCACCAACTATGCCAACTTCGCGACGGCGGCGGCCCTGTCCGTGGTGATGGGGGGCGTTGCCTGGCTGGCACTGATGCTTGCACGCCGTCTGGCGCAGCGCACTGAGAAGGAGGCGGCATGA
- a CDS encoding DsrE family protein — MRPATYIVVAALAGFVGGNVLQLPELVDKFSDKFADKKTEPADFWSTPAIAGYGKIHFVNTPAYNPGSTPGLSNKIVFQINRSEGDIRQPNLGLERVARVTNLYYAAGVPLEQLNFVVSINSDAVPAALNNEQFRKAYGVDNPNLKLISELEKAGVKVSICDQSVAFHQLEREWIDPMVTHTLSSGTTVATLQNEGYAFLML, encoded by the coding sequence ATGCGTCCAGCGACATACATTGTTGTAGCAGCACTGGCCGGTTTTGTGGGCGGCAACGTGCTCCAGCTTCCCGAACTTGTCGATAAATTCAGCGACAAGTTTGCGGACAAGAAAACCGAACCGGCTGATTTCTGGAGCACGCCAGCGATCGCGGGTTACGGTAAGATCCACTTCGTCAACACGCCTGCATACAATCCAGGCAGCACGCCTGGATTGAGCAATAAAATCGTGTTCCAGATTAACCGCAGTGAAGGGGATATTCGCCAGCCGAACCTCGGACTGGAACGTGTCGCGCGTGTGACCAATCTTTATTACGCCGCCGGTGTGCCGCTGGAACAGCTGAACTTTGTTGTGTCGATCAATAGCGATGCGGTGCCTGCGGCACTGAACAACGAACAGTTCCGCAAAGCCTATGGCGTGGATAACCCCAACCTGAAGTTGATCAGTGAGTTGGAAAAAGCCGGGGTGAAGGTATCGATTTGCGATCAGTCGGTGGCTTTCCATCAGCTGGAGCGCGAATGGATTGACCCGATGGTGACACATACCCTCTCCAGCGGCACCACGGTGGCAACGCTGCAAAACGAAGGTTATGCCTTCCTGATGCTGTAA
- a CDS encoding phosphodiesterase gives MTLIAQISDLHIKAQGRLSYKKVDTQAALLRVIETLNRLQPRPDVVVITGDLVDFGLAEEYQTLRQALAELQLPYLLMPGNHDDRQALRDAFPEHRYLQQGETLHWQQHVKGVNLLALDSSVPQQPWGYVDEAQLQWLDEKLKQAPHTPALVMLHHPPFMTGIGHMDRQPLRNPEALAAVISQYPQVERVLSGHLHRSIQARFAGTLACTAPGVSHQVAFDLSQHGPANFVLEPPGFLLHRWHPQQGMTTHLCAIGDYPGPFPFYDINGLID, from the coding sequence ATGACGCTGATTGCGCAAATCAGCGATTTACATATTAAGGCGCAGGGTCGCCTCTCCTATAAAAAAGTCGACACCCAGGCCGCGCTGTTGCGGGTGATTGAGACGCTCAACCGGTTGCAGCCGCGCCCGGATGTGGTGGTGATCACCGGTGATTTGGTCGATTTCGGCCTGGCGGAAGAGTATCAAACTCTGCGTCAGGCGCTGGCAGAGTTACAGCTGCCATACCTGCTCATGCCGGGTAACCATGATGATCGCCAGGCGTTGCGTGACGCGTTTCCTGAGCATCGCTATCTGCAACAGGGCGAAACCCTCCACTGGCAGCAGCACGTCAAAGGAGTAAATTTGCTGGCGTTGGATTCCAGCGTGCCGCAGCAGCCGTGGGGTTATGTCGATGAAGCGCAATTGCAGTGGCTGGATGAAAAACTTAAGCAGGCACCGCATACGCCCGCGTTGGTGATGCTGCATCATCCACCTTTTATGACCGGCATCGGCCATATGGACCGGCAGCCGCTGCGCAATCCTGAGGCGCTGGCAGCGGTGATCAGCCAGTATCCGCAGGTGGAACGGGTATTGAGTGGCCATTTGCATCGCTCCATTCAGGCGCGTTTTGCCGGTACGCTGGCCTGTACGGCACCGGGGGTGTCACATCAGGTCGCGTTTGATTTGTCGCAACATGGCCCGGCCAATTTTGTCCTCGAACCCCCCGGTTTTTTACTGCATCGCTGGCATCCGCAGCAGGGGATGACGACCCATTTGTGCGCGATTGGTGATTATCCCGGTCCGTTTCCTTTTTACGACATAAACGGATTAATTGACTAA
- a CDS encoding DsrE family protein, which yields MRTVVSWTLIAIVGGFVGAVVSRSDDIYQRVMNHFSAPPVDPEGFWSTPGIEGYGKIHYEPDAAFKPVPGLSNKIVFQLTKNEGDIARPNLGLERVARVVNLYIASGVPADQLHFVVSVTGDATPAMLDNTHFKQFYGTDNPNLPLIAELNKQGIKVSVCDQSVAFHHYPNDWIDKSVIHALSSPTTVSTLQNQGYAWLQM from the coding sequence ATGCGTACTGTTGTCTCCTGGACCCTGATAGCGATTGTTGGGGGCTTTGTCGGAGCTGTCGTCAGTCGAAGCGATGATATCTATCAACGGGTGATGAACCACTTTTCTGCGCCCCCCGTCGACCCGGAAGGCTTCTGGAGCACCCCGGGTATTGAAGGGTACGGCAAGATCCATTACGAACCCGATGCGGCCTTTAAACCGGTGCCCGGATTGAGCAATAAAATCGTCTTTCAGCTCACCAAAAACGAAGGGGATATTGCCCGTCCTAACCTCGGCCTGGAGCGTGTGGCAAGGGTGGTGAACTTGTATATCGCCTCTGGCGTACCGGCCGATCAGCTGCACTTCGTGGTGTCGGTCACCGGGGATGCCACTCCGGCAATGCTGGATAACACGCATTTCAAACAATTTTATGGCACCGATAACCCCAATCTGCCGCTGATTGCGGAACTGAATAAACAGGGAATAAAGGTGTCGGTGTGCGATCAGTCGGTGGCGTTTCATCACTATCCCAATGACTGGATCGATAAATCGGTAATTCACGCGCTCTCCAGCCCGACGACGGTGTCGACGCTGCAAAATCAGGGTTATGCGTGGTTGCAAATGTAA
- a CDS encoding LacI family DNA-binding transcriptional regulator: MSDLVSVAKLAGVSRATAARAFSDPHLLRPDTLNKVLAASEQLGFRPNHIARQLRTQNSTTLGVLLPSLLNPIFSQQLQAMERQARQAGFGLLVATSDYQPEREAAIVEHMLRQRVAGLVLTVADADNSAVLHTLHEAQMPFVLAHNVPQQHDWPAVCVDNRVAMREATDYLRRLGHQHIGMIAGPMLQSDRARLRYQGYCDALQQAALPVIEMPSHTHSDFALLQPWLQGPSALTAVICTNDLLAISLIGAAQRAGVPIPQQLSVMGFDGIDIGEQLAPSLASVAQPGEGLGTCAIDMLLQQASRGTRVLAHQLRPGESVAAPFASDIANTREPS, from the coding sequence ATGTCCGATTTAGTGAGTGTGGCAAAGCTGGCTGGCGTTTCGCGCGCAACAGCGGCACGTGCCTTCTCTGATCCCCATCTGCTGCGCCCGGATACCTTAAACAAGGTACTGGCCGCATCAGAACAATTGGGTTTTCGCCCGAACCATATTGCTCGTCAGCTTCGCACGCAAAACTCCACCACACTCGGCGTGTTACTGCCCTCGTTGTTGAACCCGATCTTTTCACAGCAGTTGCAGGCCATGGAACGCCAGGCGCGCCAGGCGGGATTTGGGCTGCTGGTGGCGACCAGTGATTATCAACCGGAGCGCGAAGCGGCGATTGTCGAACATATGCTGCGTCAGCGGGTGGCCGGGTTGGTATTAACCGTGGCGGATGCCGATAACAGCGCGGTGCTGCATACCTTGCATGAGGCGCAGATGCCGTTTGTGCTGGCGCATAATGTACCGCAACAGCACGACTGGCCAGCCGTGTGTGTCGATAACCGTGTCGCGATGCGTGAAGCGACCGATTACCTGCGCCGACTCGGGCATCAACACATCGGCATGATTGCCGGACCGATGTTGCAGTCCGATCGCGCCCGCCTGCGTTATCAGGGCTACTGCGATGCGCTGCAACAGGCCGCCCTGCCGGTAATTGAAATGCCCAGTCACACCCATTCTGATTTTGCCCTGCTGCAACCTTGGTTGCAGGGGCCATCCGCCTTGACTGCCGTCATCTGCACCAACGATTTGCTGGCCATCAGCCTGATTGGCGCAGCCCAGCGTGCCGGAGTACCCATCCCGCAACAGCTTTCGGTGATGGGTTTTGATGGCATCGATATCGGTGAACAGCTCGCGCCCTCGCTGGCGAGTGTCGCGCAACCCGGTGAAGGGCTGGGAACCTGCGCCATCGACATGCTTTTACAACAGGCCAGCCGCGGTACGCGCGTACTGGCTCACCAACTGCGGCCCGGCGAAAGCGTGGCCGCACCTTTTGCTTCTGACATTGCCAACACCAGGGAACCATCATGA
- a CDS encoding sensor domain-containing diguanylate cyclase: MLTRIWPKTDLRTLIMLLAITSIVITLANALYATWRVQRMVLIESTLEANRAYATKLASTTEVFFQLAESQLHYSATQLGKDFDNNDLAQEEVNRLREQTSSFNSVAVVNSDGIVKAISPESLMLKGMQLTSQASREALARRQPMVSKPTLSAANNLIVFVSWPIWSKEGRYLGYVGGTIYLKKKSILNALLGEQYYRDGTHVYVLDRNNQVLYHQNSQLIGKSVPGIISDRQRGEQTNGSLETREEGVEKLAGYAIVPTTGWMVVALKPTDVTLAPLSGLLLKVLKNSVPFALLTLLAAIILSRLIALPLWQLARKASQMDTQSVSGEINGIRAWYFEAAQVKRAMLTGIGLVQDKIGRLKSEVQTDPMTNLLNRRGLGAVLDYFHAMRQPFAVLALDIDHFKRVNDNFGHDVGDEVIKKVAQALRNSARQTDVVCRNGGEEFLMLLPGTPAEEARHLAERLRKNIADNWIDKVGNITISVGIALWQPEKGTQEQSLKQADAALYQAKNAGRNCVMQAGQDALVSSITR, from the coding sequence ATGTTAACGCGCATCTGGCCTAAAACTGATCTGCGCACGCTAATCATGCTGCTGGCGATCACCAGTATTGTTATCACGCTTGCTAATGCCCTGTATGCAACATGGCGCGTGCAACGCATGGTCCTGATCGAAAGCACCCTCGAAGCCAATCGCGCCTATGCCACCAAGCTGGCCTCCACCACCGAAGTCTTCTTTCAACTGGCTGAATCGCAGCTGCACTACAGCGCGACCCAACTGGGCAAAGATTTCGATAATAACGATCTGGCGCAGGAAGAGGTGAACCGCCTGCGCGAGCAGACCAGCAGCTTCAACTCGGTGGCGGTGGTGAATAGCGACGGTATTGTGAAAGCCATTTCACCGGAATCCCTGATGCTGAAGGGCATGCAGCTGACCAGCCAGGCATCCCGTGAAGCGCTGGCAAGGCGCCAGCCGATGGTGAGCAAACCGACGCTTTCGGCGGCCAATAACCTGATCGTCTTCGTCTCCTGGCCGATCTGGAGCAAAGAAGGACGTTATCTTGGCTATGTTGGCGGCACTATCTATCTGAAAAAGAAAAGTATTTTAAATGCCTTGTTGGGTGAGCAGTACTACCGCGATGGTACCCATGTTTACGTACTGGATCGCAACAACCAGGTGCTGTATCACCAGAACAGTCAGTTGATTGGCAAAAGCGTGCCAGGCATTATCAGCGATCGTCAGCGCGGGGAGCAGACCAATGGCTCCCTTGAAACTCGCGAAGAAGGGGTAGAGAAGCTGGCGGGTTACGCGATTGTCCCCACTACCGGTTGGATGGTGGTGGCACTGAAACCGACGGATGTGACGCTGGCACCGCTCTCCGGTTTGTTGCTGAAGGTGCTGAAAAATTCGGTGCCCTTTGCGCTGTTAACCTTGCTGGCCGCAATCATCCTTTCGCGTCTGATTGCTTTACCCTTGTGGCAGTTGGCGCGTAAGGCCAGCCAGATGGATACCCAAAGTGTCTCGGGTGAAATCAATGGTATCCGCGCCTGGTACTTTGAAGCCGCACAGGTTAAACGCGCGATGCTGACAGGCATCGGTCTGGTCCAGGATAAAATTGGCCGACTGAAATCCGAAGTCCAGACCGACCCCATGACGAATTTGCTCAACCGACGCGGTCTCGGCGCGGTGCTGGATTATTTCCACGCCATGCGCCAACCCTTTGCGGTGCTGGCGCTGGATATCGATCACTTCAAGCGGGTCAATGACAACTTTGGTCATGATGTGGGTGACGAGGTGATCAAAAAGGTGGCGCAGGCGCTGCGTAACAGTGCCCGCCAGACCGACGTGGTCTGCCGTAATGGCGGTGAAGAGTTTCTGATGTTGTTGCCAGGCACCCCCGCCGAAGAGGCCCGGCACCTTGCTGAGCGCTTGCGGAAAAATATTGCTGACAACTGGATCGATAAGGTGGGCAATATCACCATTTCGGTGGGCATCGCTTTGTGGCAGCCGGAAAAGGGCACGCAGGAGCAGAGCCTGAAGCAGGCCGATGCGGCCTTGTATCAGGCAAAAAATGCCGGACGAAATTGTGTGATGCAGGCCGGGCAGGATGCCCTGGTCAGCAGTATCACACGTTAA
- a CDS encoding ABC transporter substrate-binding protein has product MKLKKKVKIVAGALALTIGSLFSGLTQAAETAICYNCPPEWADWGTQLKAIAQDTGIQVPQDNKNSGQALAQMVAEQGNPVADVVYYGVSFGIQADSAGVITGYKPQHWDEIPAGMKDPNGKWVALHSGTMGFMVNVDALGGAPIPHSWNDLLKPEYKGMIGYLDPASAFVGYVAAVAVNQALGGNMHDFTPGLNWFKKLQANQPIVPKQTAYARLISGEIPILLDYDFNAYRAKYKDHANVAFVIPQEGTVTVPYVISLVKNAPHEANGKKVIDYVLSDKGQAIWANAFLRPVRTSAMSAEAKKYFLPDSDYARAKTVDYQQMADAQKAFSARYLSEIH; this is encoded by the coding sequence ATGAAATTAAAGAAAAAAGTTAAAATCGTGGCCGGAGCACTGGCCCTGACGATCGGTTCGTTATTCAGCGGGCTGACCCAGGCGGCGGAGACGGCGATTTGCTACAACTGCCCGCCAGAATGGGCTGATTGGGGCACTCAGTTAAAGGCCATCGCGCAAGACACCGGCATTCAGGTGCCGCAGGACAACAAAAACTCGGGCCAGGCGCTGGCGCAAATGGTGGCGGAGCAGGGCAATCCGGTGGCAGATGTGGTTTATTACGGCGTCAGTTTTGGCATCCAGGCGGACAGCGCCGGGGTCATCACCGGCTACAAACCGCAGCACTGGGATGAAATCCCGGCCGGGATGAAAGATCCCAACGGGAAATGGGTGGCGCTGCATTCGGGCACCATGGGCTTTATGGTCAACGTTGATGCTCTGGGCGGCGCGCCAATTCCGCACTCCTGGAATGATCTGTTGAAGCCGGAATACAAAGGGATGATCGGCTATCTTGATCCCGCCAGCGCCTTCGTTGGCTATGTCGCGGCAGTGGCGGTTAACCAGGCGCTGGGCGGCAATATGCACGACTTCACGCCGGGTCTGAACTGGTTCAAGAAATTGCAGGCCAACCAACCGATTGTACCGAAGCAAACCGCGTATGCCCGTCTGATCTCCGGCGAGATCCCCATCCTGCTCGACTACGACTTCAACGCCTATCGCGCCAAATACAAAGATCACGCCAACGTGGCCTTTGTGATCCCGCAAGAGGGAACGGTGACGGTGCCTTACGTTATCAGCCTGGTGAAGAACGCGCCGCATGAGGCCAACGGCAAAAAAGTGATCGATTATGTGTTGTCCGACAAAGGGCAGGCGATCTGGGCCAATGCGTTCCTGCGTCCGGTTCGCACCTCCGCGATGTCGGCAGAAGCGAAAAAATACTTCCTGCCAGATAGTGATTACGCGCGCGCTAAAACCGTTGATTACCAGCAGATGGCCGATGCGCAGAAAGCGTTCTCTGCCCGTTACCTGAGCGAGATCCATTAA
- the arsC gene encoding arsenate reductase (glutaredoxin) (This arsenate reductase requires both glutathione and glutaredoxin to convert arsenate to arsenite, after which the efflux transporter formed by ArsA and ArsB can extrude the arsenite from the cell, providing resistance.) → MVTIYHNPRCSKSRETLALLQQQGVQPEVVLYLETPPDAPTLKALLKKLGMTSARELMRRKEDLYKSLELAEPGLSEDQLIQALVEHPKLIERPIVIKGEQARLGRPPEAVLEII, encoded by the coding sequence ATGGTGACCATTTATCATAATCCACGTTGCAGCAAGAGCCGCGAAACTCTGGCGCTGCTGCAACAGCAAGGCGTGCAGCCGGAAGTGGTGCTGTATCTGGAAACACCACCAGACGCGCCCACGCTCAAAGCGTTGTTGAAAAAACTGGGTATGACGAGCGCACGCGAACTGATGCGTCGCAAAGAGGATCTGTATAAATCGCTGGAGTTAGCCGAACCCGGTCTCAGCGAGGATCAGCTGATACAGGCGCTGGTCGAGCATCCCAAATTGATTGAACGCCCGATTGTGATTAAAGGTGAACAGGCGCGTCTTGGCCGCCCGCCGGAAGCGGTACTGGAGATTATTTAA